GCAATTTTTCTTACTGCCTCTTCGTTTTCTAAAGAATAACTCTTGGGACAGCAAGATGCTGTCTGATAAAAGTTTGAATTGACCACAGACATCTGGAAAAAACAGTAATTGTCAATAAGTGGTAAAGATTCTACATCTTTCCACTGTCGAGTCTCTGTATCATAACAAGTAATTACAGCCTTCAATCCATCCTCGGTGTCCCGGTCCACAGGAGTGCGGGCAGCAATGTACACAAACCGGTCTTCAATAGCTAGTGCTTTGACATCGCGAAGAATCTTTGGTGCCGATTCTAAGTTGTGCCATTTATCAAGCTCGGGATTGTAAACAGTCACATCTTTAAAGCCGGGGCTAAAATTGCCATGTCCTCCAATGCTATACAGCTTCCCTTTGACTTCTGTTAGCCCAAAAGAATGCTTTCTCGTCATCAGACTACAAACATGTTCCCATGTATTCAAGTTTGGGTTGTACCTTTCCACAGTCTTAGCAAAGCCTGGTTCCATCGAGCCAGCAACATACACATAAGATTCTGTTACTGCAACAGCATGTCCATCAAGGTGATTATGAATGTGGGGCAGATTGACCCATCTGTCCTCGTCAACAAAATATCCCACGCACTCACTTAAATAGTCTCCTCCTTCTGACACACCTCCAATAACCATGATCACATCCATGTTTTGTCCGTAGCGAGGTAAGAGTGAGACATGGGATGCGGGATGCTGTAATGTGCCAGACTGTATGTTCTCTGCTCTGAGTGCATGCCTCTCCACTGCATCAGCCACCAGCTTGACACAAACTTCATTATTGGCCACCAAACGTTCTGGTTTGACATGCCGTGTAAGGTAGGTGGGTTTCATCTGGGACAACCTGAGCAATTTAAAAAGTTCTTCAaagtatctctctctgtcttcagcaTTTCTCTGAACCCACTTCAAAACCGTTTCAAAAAGAACTTCTTCAGAATCCACGGTAATTTCCAAATCCGAAAGCCAGTCTCGAATGAGATGGAAAGGTAAAGTATAAAATTCTTCATCCTGAATGACTTTATAGAAATTTCTCCGGATCATTTCTGCAGCTTTCATAGCAAGCTGACTTAGGGTGTACATGTGGGCTAAACTATGAATGGCCACACAATTTGAGAGATGAAGTTTTTTCTTGAGAAATTCTCCACAAAATTCTTTTAAACGAATCAGTAAGAATCTAGaatcaagaaaaagagaaaagattaatGTTGGaatgtaattatttcatttgGTTGCAATGTAGGTGCACTTGGATTATACACATTGAAATGGTAGGATTAATCTCATAAGCACAGtatctggaaagaaaaacaagcaagttTTTCAGGAGGAAGGGGTTGGGATAGGTCTTATTATATtgcagatggctcagagggtaaaagcacttgccagaGCAAGCCTAGAGATTCAAGTTCAATCCCTAGAGTCCACATAAAGTCAAAGTTGTCCTCTTGATTATCTTACTTCCAGGTGTGTACTCTGGCACCCACACATCATAGACACACAATAACACATTTGTAAAAAGTGAGATTACATGCTCATGCCTGTATTCATGAATCATAAACTCAGGAGACCGAGATAGGAGAATCGCAAGGTCAAGGCCTACCtggaaaacttttttaaaattaattaattcatttatttattgtttctttgttttgttttttttgaaattagGTTTCTATGTGTtgagctctggctgttctagaactcacctgtagaccaggctggcctcagacttacagagatccacctggctgactcctgagtgctgggattaaaagtgtgtgccaccactgcctggcctttattatttttttttaagagtctcaTCATTTAACTCTGTCTGAAACATGGGgatcttccttctgtctcccgagtgctgggattaaa
The Microtus ochrogaster isolate Prairie Vole_2 unplaced genomic scaffold, MicOch1.0 UNK923, whole genome shotgun sequence DNA segment above includes these coding regions:
- the Klhl11 gene encoding kelch-like protein 11, whose product is IPTLIFSLFLDSRFLLIRLKEFCGEFLKKKLHLSNCVAIHSLAHMYTLSQLAMKAAEMIRRNFYKVIQDEEFYTLPFHLIRDWLSDLEITVDSEEVLFETVLKWVQRNAEDRERYFEELFKLLRLSQMKPTYLTRHVKPERLVANNEVCVKLVADAVERHALRAENIQSGTLQHPASHVSLLPRYGQNMDVIMVIGGVSEGGDYLSECVGYFVDEDRWVNLPHIHNHLDGHAVAVTESYVYVAGSMEPGFAKTVERYNPNLNTWEHVCSLMTRKHSFGLTEVKGKLYSIGGHGNFSPGFKDVTVYNPELDKWHNLESAPKILRDVKALAIEDRFVYIAARTPVDRDTEDGLKAVITCYDTETRQWKDVESLPLIDNYCFFQMSVVNSNFYQTASCCPKSYSLENEEAVRKIAGQVSDEILESLPPEVLSIEGAAICYYKDDVFIIGGWKNSDDIDKQYRKEAYRYCAERKRWMLLPPMPQPRCRATACHVRIPYRYLHGTQRYPMPQNLMWQKDRIRQMQEIHRHALNMRRVPSSQIEC